In Oryzihumus leptocrescens, the following are encoded in one genomic region:
- a CDS encoding Rne/Rng family ribonuclease, translating to MASNDNLFPDTAAAAQDGGEPTTEAPTTPEAGPAPAKKAAKKAAKRAPRKTAKKAAAAPEAGVTEPTAPELAASEPAISEPATSEAAAEPGVEPGAEDAAAPKEKPAKKAAKRAPRKTAKKAAATAPEPTDAETDVPVTEAPAAPEPAEVEAVVVPAEEVAEEEAVEETPAVPSFGLLFQPPDPALVTRRRSRRATAPEATPAHAEAAPAEPTEAAEAGTGPVAEQDHEQDQEAGEGGGRRRRRRGGKGRGRGRGGEAAEQADTPESAEQEETAEAAGQTGPEAEQAEEAGESTTSRRRRRRRRTGGGAAEGEDEPGTVTKVREPRKERDEVTSLKGSTRLEAKKQRRREGREAGRRRTVITEAEFLARRESVERVMVVRHKDDRTQIGVLEDGVLVEHYVSRETSNASMAGNVYLGRVQNVLPSMEAAFVDIGKGRNAVLYAGEVNWDAAGLENNKAKRIENALSSGDSVLVQVTKDPIGHKGARLTSQISLPGRYLVYVPDGNMTGISRKLPDTERARLKKILREVVPDNAGVIVRTAAEGASEDELRADVARLTAAWEDIQAKAKARSNNAPALLHGEPDLTVRVIRDVFNEDFTSLVVSGDSAWGTVSDYIHSVAPDLAGRLTKWTSETDVFAHHRVEEQLAKAMDRKVWLPSGGSLVIDRTEAMTVIDVNTGKFVGSGGNLEETVTKNNIEAAEEIVRQLRLRDVGGIIVIDFIDMVLESNRELVVRRLLECLGRDRTKHQVAEVTSLGLVQMTRKRVGTGLIEVFSEQCEHCNGRGIIVHAEPVEKSSGNGGNGGNGGNNQGAGDGSQGGSGRSRSRRGKGSGRDTSGSSAQGQQDKPAEKAAEKPAPSGPTPAQIAAAAHAAALHASHAGEEAEAVAAEAAKAVEAVAAGDVTDVPAEAPKAAEPEQAVEAEKAAEPTPAQAPEPAAQEPAAEPVPATQPVVAAEPATAPATRGRRKRARVVAPAGPPRAATAGEASREFAEQGAQQVP from the coding sequence ATGGCATCCAACGACAACCTCTTCCCCGACACCGCTGCCGCAGCGCAGGACGGTGGGGAGCCGACCACCGAGGCGCCCACCACGCCCGAGGCCGGTCCGGCCCCGGCGAAGAAGGCCGCCAAGAAGGCCGCCAAGCGCGCGCCGCGCAAGACCGCCAAGAAGGCCGCCGCCGCGCCCGAGGCGGGGGTCACCGAGCCCACCGCCCCTGAGCTCGCCGCCAGCGAGCCGGCCATCAGCGAGCCCGCCACCAGCGAGGCCGCCGCCGAGCCCGGCGTGGAGCCGGGCGCCGAGGACGCTGCCGCGCCGAAGGAGAAGCCCGCGAAGAAGGCCGCCAAGCGCGCCCCGCGCAAGACCGCCAAGAAGGCCGCGGCCACGGCTCCCGAGCCCACGGACGCAGAGACCGACGTGCCCGTCACCGAGGCGCCCGCCGCTCCCGAGCCCGCCGAGGTCGAAGCCGTCGTCGTGCCGGCCGAGGAGGTCGCCGAGGAGGAGGCCGTCGAGGAGACCCCGGCCGTCCCCAGCTTCGGGCTGCTGTTCCAGCCGCCGGACCCGGCGCTGGTCACCCGCCGCCGTTCGCGGCGCGCGACCGCACCGGAGGCCACCCCGGCGCACGCCGAGGCCGCACCGGCCGAGCCCACCGAGGCCGCCGAGGCCGGGACGGGCCCGGTCGCCGAGCAGGACCACGAGCAGGACCAGGAGGCCGGCGAGGGCGGCGGTCGCCGTCGCCGCCGTCGCGGTGGCAAGGGTCGTGGCCGCGGCCGCGGCGGGGAGGCCGCCGAGCAGGCCGACACCCCCGAGTCCGCCGAGCAGGAGGAGACGGCCGAGGCCGCCGGCCAGACCGGTCCCGAGGCCGAGCAGGCCGAGGAGGCCGGCGAGAGCACCACCAGCCGTCGCCGTCGTCGCCGTCGCCGCACCGGAGGGGGCGCCGCCGAGGGCGAGGACGAGCCGGGCACCGTCACCAAGGTGCGCGAGCCGCGCAAGGAGCGCGACGAGGTCACCTCGCTGAAGGGCTCGACCCGCCTGGAGGCCAAGAAGCAGCGCCGTCGCGAGGGCCGCGAGGCCGGTCGCCGCCGCACGGTCATCACCGAGGCCGAGTTCCTCGCCCGCCGCGAGAGCGTCGAGCGGGTGATGGTGGTCCGGCACAAGGACGACCGCACCCAGATCGGCGTCCTCGAGGACGGCGTGCTCGTCGAGCACTACGTCTCCCGGGAGACCAGCAACGCCTCGATGGCGGGCAACGTCTACCTCGGCCGGGTCCAGAACGTCCTGCCCAGCATGGAGGCGGCGTTCGTCGACATCGGCAAGGGTCGCAACGCCGTGCTCTACGCCGGCGAGGTCAACTGGGACGCGGCCGGCCTGGAGAACAACAAGGCCAAGCGCATCGAGAACGCCCTCAGCTCCGGCGACTCGGTCCTCGTGCAGGTCACCAAGGACCCGATCGGGCACAAGGGTGCCCGCCTCACCTCGCAGATCTCGCTGCCGGGTCGCTACCTGGTCTACGTGCCGGACGGCAACATGACCGGCATCTCGCGCAAGCTGCCCGACACCGAGCGCGCCCGCCTCAAGAAGATCCTGCGCGAGGTCGTGCCCGACAACGCCGGCGTCATCGTGCGCACGGCCGCCGAGGGCGCCAGCGAGGACGAGCTGCGTGCCGACGTGGCCCGCCTGACCGCCGCGTGGGAGGACATCCAGGCCAAGGCCAAGGCCAGGAGCAACAACGCCCCGGCGCTGCTGCACGGCGAGCCCGACCTGACCGTCCGGGTCATCCGCGACGTCTTCAACGAGGACTTCACCAGCCTGGTCGTGTCGGGCGACTCCGCCTGGGGCACGGTCAGCGACTACATCCACTCCGTGGCGCCCGACCTGGCCGGCCGCCTGACCAAGTGGACCAGCGAGACCGACGTCTTCGCCCACCACCGAGTGGAGGAGCAGCTGGCCAAGGCGATGGACCGCAAGGTGTGGCTGCCCTCGGGTGGCTCGCTGGTCATCGACCGCACCGAGGCCATGACGGTCATCGACGTCAACACCGGCAAGTTCGTCGGCTCCGGGGGCAACCTGGAGGAGACGGTCACCAAGAACAACATCGAGGCGGCCGAGGAGATCGTCCGCCAGCTCCGGCTGCGCGACGTCGGCGGCATCATCGTCATCGACTTCATCGACATGGTGCTCGAGAGCAACCGCGAGCTCGTCGTGCGCCGCCTGCTGGAGTGCCTGGGTCGGGACCGCACCAAGCACCAGGTCGCCGAGGTCACCTCGCTGGGCCTGGTCCAGATGACCCGCAAGCGGGTGGGCACCGGCCTGATCGAGGTGTTCTCCGAGCAGTGCGAGCACTGCAACGGCCGCGGCATCATCGTGCACGCCGAGCCGGTGGAGAAGTCCTCCGGCAACGGTGGCAACGGTGGCAACGGTGGCAACAACCAGGGCGCCGGCGACGGCAGCCAGGGTGGGTCCGGTCGCTCCCGCAGCCGCCGCGGCAAGGGGAGCGGGCGCGATACCTCAGGCTCGTCCGCCCAGGGCCAGCAGGACAAGCCTGCCGAGAAGGCGGCGGAGAAGCCGGCCCCGTCCGGCCCGACCCCCGCGCAGATCGCGGCGGCCGCCCACGCGGCGGCGCTGCACGCCTCCCACGCCGGTGAGGAGGCCGAGGCGGTCGCCGCCGAGGCCGCCAAGGCCGTGGAGGCCGTGGCGGCCGGTGACGTGACCGACGTGCCCGCCGAGGCACCGAAGGCCGCGGAGCCCGAGCAGGCCGTCGAGGCGGAGAAGGCCGCGGAGCCGACACCGGCTCAGGCGCCCGAGCCGGCTGCCCAGGAGCCTGCTGCGGAGCCGGTCCCGGCGACGCAGCCGGTCGTGGCCGCCGAGCCCGCCACCGCCCCGGCGACCCGAGGCCGACGCAAGCGCGCCCGTGTGGTCGCGCCGGCCGGACCGCCCCGCGCGGCGACCGCCGGGGAGGCCTCCCGCGAGTTTGCTGAGCAAGGCGCCCAGCAAGTACCCTGA
- a CDS encoding TIGR03936 family radical SAM-associated protein — MARQRVPEGPTPPPAVQKLRIRYAKRGRLRFSSTRDFQRALERALRRAAVPMAFSAGFHPHPKISYANAAPTGTASEAEYVEVSVTERVDPERLRAALDEALPDGLDVLEVVEARPGALADRLQASDWVMTFRGMPVADLERAATALLEQERVEVTRMMKSGPRTFDVREAVVSLTASPAEDDTCAILRMVVRHTTPAVRPDDVLSALRAVAALAPPTPPLVTRLAQGPLQTATATVADPLAADQAGDGT; from the coding sequence ATGGCCCGCCAGCGCGTACCCGAAGGACCCACCCCGCCGCCGGCCGTCCAGAAGCTGCGGATCCGCTACGCCAAGCGCGGGCGGCTGCGCTTCTCCTCCACCCGTGACTTCCAGCGCGCGCTCGAGCGCGCGCTGCGTCGCGCCGCCGTGCCGATGGCCTTCTCGGCCGGCTTCCACCCCCACCCCAAGATCTCCTACGCCAACGCGGCGCCGACCGGCACCGCCAGCGAGGCGGAGTACGTCGAGGTGTCGGTGACCGAGCGGGTCGACCCCGAGCGGCTGCGCGCGGCCCTCGACGAGGCGCTGCCCGACGGGCTGGACGTCCTCGAGGTGGTCGAGGCCCGGCCCGGAGCCCTGGCCGACCGGCTCCAGGCCAGCGACTGGGTCATGACCTTCCGCGGTATGCCGGTCGCCGACCTCGAGCGCGCGGCCACCGCGCTGCTGGAGCAGGAGCGGGTGGAGGTCACCCGCATGATGAAGTCCGGGCCGCGCACGTTCGACGTGCGCGAGGCCGTCGTGTCGCTCACAGCATCACCGGCCGAGGACGACACGTGTGCGATACTGCGGATGGTCGTACGGCACACCACACCCGCCGTGCGCCCCGACGACGTCCTGAGCGCGCTGCGAGCAGTGGCCGCCTTGGCGCCGCCGACACCGCCCCTGGTGACTCGGCTGGCGCAGGGCCCGCTGCAGACCGCAACCGCGACGGTGGCTGATCCATTGGCTGCCGACCAGGCCGGCGACGGCACCTGA
- a CDS encoding hydrolase, with protein sequence MPTRSLVLTATALTTLAAGLATGVAPSQAAPAAAPSAATVPAAATATSARILFDDGHAETAGNADWIISTSIPNPFNQKASPTAETDWTGAISSWGVSLAQYPTYYPTLRTTTGALTYGTTGSLDLKNFDELVIPEPNTAFTAAERTAIMQFVQNGGGLFLITDHDQSDRNNDGVDSVDIANQLFTSNGVDNTNPFGITVDYKNYSSEDETNIPSAARTHPVIDGPWGTVTGSILRGGTTFTISTSSNPNAQCLLYRNAVSNTGSTGCFFAVSQFGSGRVALWGDSSPVDDGTGQSGNTLYDGWNDPAGTDAELALNATDWLSHLS encoded by the coding sequence GTGCCGACCCGCAGTCTCGTCCTCACCGCCACCGCGCTGACCACGCTCGCCGCCGGGCTGGCCACCGGGGTGGCGCCGTCCCAGGCGGCCCCCGCGGCCGCGCCTTCCGCGGCGACCGTCCCCGCCGCCGCCACCGCCACCTCGGCCCGGATCCTGTTCGACGACGGGCACGCCGAGACGGCCGGCAACGCCGACTGGATCATCTCGACCTCGATCCCGAACCCGTTCAACCAGAAGGCCTCCCCCACCGCCGAGACCGACTGGACCGGGGCGATCTCCTCGTGGGGCGTGTCCCTGGCGCAGTACCCGACCTACTACCCCACGCTGCGCACCACCACCGGCGCCCTGACCTACGGCACCACCGGCAGCCTGGACCTGAAGAACTTCGACGAGCTGGTCATCCCCGAGCCCAACACCGCGTTCACCGCCGCCGAGCGCACCGCGATCATGCAGTTCGTCCAGAACGGCGGCGGCCTGTTCCTCATCACCGACCACGACCAGAGCGACCGCAACAACGACGGCGTGGACAGCGTGGACATCGCCAACCAGCTGTTCACCAGCAACGGCGTGGACAACACCAACCCGTTCGGCATCACGGTCGACTACAAGAACTACTCCAGCGAGGACGAGACCAACATCCCGTCGGCGGCGAGGACCCACCCGGTCATCGACGGGCCCTGGGGCACGGTCACCGGCAGCATCCTGCGCGGTGGCACCACCTTCACCATCTCGACCAGCAGCAACCCCAACGCCCAGTGCCTGCTCTACCGCAACGCCGTCTCCAACACGGGCTCGACCGGCTGCTTCTTCGCGGTGTCGCAGTTCGGCTCCGGCCGGGTGGCGCTGTGGGGCGACTCCTCCCCCGTCGACGACGGCACCGGCCAGAGCGGCAACACCCTGTATGACGGGTGGAACGACCCGGCGGGCACCGACGCCGAGCTGGCGCTCAACGCCACGGACTGGCTCTCGCACCTGTCCTGA
- a CDS encoding TIGR03960 family B12-binding radical SAM protein translates to MPGESLFAALEPLLEQVSKPIQYVGGELNSTVKDWNCAGFGPGGEELTARWALMYPDAYEVGVPNQGVMILYEVLNERPDALAERTYAVWPDMEAQLRSAGLPQFTVDGHRSVRDFDVLGMSFSTELGYTNMLTALDLAGIPLHARDRGDDDPVVLAGGHAAFNPEPIADFIDAAVIGDGEQAVLEITDLITAWKAQGRPGGRTELLLRLARTGGVYVPAFYDVDYLADGRIKRVAPAAQGVPWRVAKHTVMDLDAWPYPKQPLVPLAESVHERMSVEIFRGCTRGCRFCQAGMITRPVRERSITGIGEMVERGLAATGFEEVGLLSLSSADHSEIADLTKGLADRYEGTQTGLSLPSTRVDAFNIDLANELTRNGRRSGLTFAPEGGSERIRKVINKMVSEEDLINTVAAAYGAGWRQVKLYFMCGLPTETDEDVLQIAELAKKVIETGRRVSGRRDIRCTVSIGGFVPKPHTPFQWCGQLGAEETDARLTKLREAIRSDKRYGSSIGFRYHDGEPGIVEGLLSRGDRRVGKVIEAVWRDGGRFDGWSEHFSFERWMRCAAEALADEPVDVAWFTTRERDQAEVLPWDHLDSGLDKDWLWEDWQDALDETEVEDCRWTPCFDCGVCPQMGTEIEIGPTGKTLLPLTVLNSGRDQLLETH, encoded by the coding sequence ATGCCTGGCGAGTCGCTTTTTGCTGCCCTGGAGCCGTTGCTGGAGCAGGTGAGCAAGCCGATCCAGTACGTCGGCGGTGAGCTGAACTCCACCGTCAAGGACTGGAACTGCGCAGGGTTCGGCCCCGGCGGGGAGGAGCTCACCGCCCGGTGGGCCCTGATGTACCCCGACGCCTACGAGGTCGGCGTGCCCAACCAGGGCGTCATGATCCTGTACGAAGTCCTCAACGAGCGCCCGGACGCGCTCGCCGAGCGCACGTATGCCGTGTGGCCGGACATGGAGGCCCAGCTGCGGTCCGCGGGGCTGCCGCAGTTCACCGTCGACGGCCACCGCAGCGTGCGGGACTTCGACGTGCTCGGCATGTCCTTCTCCACCGAGCTCGGCTACACCAACATGCTCACCGCGCTGGACCTCGCCGGCATCCCGCTGCACGCGCGCGACCGCGGCGACGACGACCCGGTGGTGCTGGCCGGTGGCCACGCGGCGTTCAACCCCGAGCCGATCGCCGACTTCATCGACGCGGCGGTCATCGGCGACGGCGAGCAGGCGGTCCTGGAGATCACCGACCTCATCACGGCGTGGAAGGCACAGGGCCGCCCGGGCGGGCGAACCGAGCTGCTGCTGCGCCTGGCGCGCACCGGTGGCGTCTACGTGCCCGCCTTCTACGACGTCGACTACCTGGCCGACGGGCGGATCAAGCGTGTCGCGCCCGCCGCCCAGGGCGTGCCGTGGCGGGTCGCCAAGCACACGGTGATGGACCTCGACGCGTGGCCCTACCCCAAGCAGCCGCTCGTGCCGCTGGCCGAGTCGGTCCACGAGCGCATGTCCGTGGAGATCTTCCGCGGCTGCACCCGCGGCTGCCGCTTCTGCCAGGCCGGCATGATCACGCGCCCCGTGCGGGAGCGAAGCATCACCGGCATCGGCGAGATGGTCGAGCGCGGGCTGGCGGCGACGGGGTTCGAGGAGGTTGGCCTGCTCTCGCTCTCGAGCGCGGACCACTCCGAGATCGCGGACCTGACCAAGGGCCTGGCCGACCGCTACGAGGGCACCCAGACCGGGCTGTCGCTGCCGTCCACCCGGGTCGACGCGTTCAACATCGACCTGGCCAACGAGCTGACCCGCAACGGCCGGCGCTCCGGCCTGACCTTCGCGCCCGAGGGTGGCTCCGAGCGGATCCGCAAGGTCATCAACAAGATGGTGTCCGAGGAGGACCTCATCAACACGGTCGCCGCGGCCTACGGCGCCGGGTGGCGGCAGGTGAAGCTGTACTTCATGTGCGGCCTGCCGACCGAGACCGACGAGGACGTGCTGCAGATCGCCGAGCTGGCCAAGAAGGTCATCGAGACCGGCCGCCGGGTCAGCGGCCGGCGCGACATCCGCTGCACCGTCTCGATCGGCGGGTTCGTGCCCAAGCCGCACACGCCGTTCCAGTGGTGCGGCCAGCTCGGCGCCGAGGAGACGGACGCACGCCTGACCAAGCTGCGCGAGGCGATCCGCTCCGACAAGCGCTACGGCTCCTCGATCGGGTTCCGTTACCACGACGGCGAGCCGGGCATCGTCGAAGGCCTGCTCTCCCGGGGCGACCGGCGCGTCGGCAAGGTCATCGAGGCCGTCTGGCGCGACGGCGGGCGCTTCGACGGCTGGAGCGAGCACTTCTCCTTCGAGCGCTGGATGCGGTGCGCCGCCGAGGCGCTCGCGGACGAGCCGGTCGACGTCGCGTGGTTCACCACCCGGGAGCGCGACCAGGCCGAGGTGCTGCCCTGGGACCACCTGGACTCCGGCCTGGACAAGGACTGGCTCTGGGAGGACTGGCAGGACGCGCTCGACGAGACCGAGGTCGAGGACTGCCGCTGGACCCCGTGCTTCGACTGCGGCGTCTGCCCCCAGATGGGGACCGAGATCGAGATCGGCCCCACGGGCAAGACCCTGCTCCCGCTGACCGTGCTCAACTCCGGTCGGGACCAGCTGCTCGAGACTCACTGA
- a CDS encoding SGNH/GDSL hydrolase family protein: MSSASDPGPRRGPLRRLGLLAAAAAAVAATVLVTAGATGDRHPPPLPVRVVGIGDSVTTGTACHCTDFVRLYARALTSRSRPATATNLGAGGLTSEQLLDALRRPGVVREGVSRADVLLVTIGANDLEPLISQWRSSGCPESCWSPSVSKVAGTVADVVRTAQALRGDPHERILVTGYWNVFDDGDEASNAHGPAYVAWTDQLSRGFNSAVCAALRGTGATCVDLYTPFKGDGSSNPTPFLAADGDHPNAAGHRLIAGALLAASGR, from the coding sequence GTGTCCTCCGCGTCAGACCCCGGGCCCCGCCGTGGGCCGCTGCGCCGGCTGGGGCTGCTCGCCGCAGCCGCCGCGGCCGTCGCCGCCACCGTCCTGGTCACCGCCGGCGCCACCGGGGACCGTCACCCGCCCCCGCTGCCGGTCCGGGTGGTCGGGATCGGGGACTCCGTCACCACCGGAACCGCGTGCCACTGCACCGACTTCGTCCGCCTGTATGCGCGGGCGCTCACGTCGCGGAGCCGTCCGGCGACCGCCACCAACCTGGGCGCCGGCGGGCTGACCAGCGAGCAGCTCCTCGACGCCCTCCGGCGCCCCGGAGTGGTCCGCGAGGGTGTTTCGCGGGCCGATGTGCTCCTCGTGACGATCGGGGCAAACGACCTCGAGCCGCTGATCTCACAGTGGCGGAGCTCGGGGTGCCCTGAGAGCTGCTGGTCACCGAGCGTGTCCAAGGTGGCCGGCACCGTGGCCGACGTGGTGCGGACTGCCCAGGCCCTGCGGGGCGACCCCCACGAGCGCATCCTCGTCACGGGCTACTGGAACGTGTTCGACGACGGTGACGAGGCGTCGAACGCGCACGGCCCGGCCTACGTCGCCTGGACGGACCAGCTCAGCCGAGGGTTCAACAGCGCCGTGTGCGCGGCGCTCCGCGGCACGGGCGCCACCTGCGTGGACCTCTACACGCCGTTCAAGGGCGACGGCAGCAGCAACCCCACCCCCTTCCTGGCCGCCGACGGCGATCACCCGAACGCCGCAGGGCACCGGCTGATCGCCGGTGCCCTGCTCGCCGCGTCGGGCCGCTGA
- a CDS encoding alpha/beta hydrolase: MSLLGAPLLALLAVLAVGLPLATWVLWSRWRGPRPVRTLQRLVSILLCQVSAVVLVAAAINDYGYFYASWSDLFGGSTSNGRIVHIVAHHSGRTGVSATGASIFTPGEPQPAGVTHVHVDASWSTPAQWATKGRVESLTISGPRSLLSAPAIVYLPPQYFQPAWAHRLFPAVEAITGYPGDERNLVNRLDYPDTLLKEMSAHRAHPMVLVFLRPTVAPPRDTECTDVPNGPQALTYLSQDVPDALRHLLRLRPLGWGAIGESTGGYCAAKLAMMHSDTFTSAVSLSGYFITLHDRTTGDLWGGSTVLRNLNDLQWRVTHLPQPPISLLATMSRQEPGVTGFDGLRKFLSAARSPMQVDALIVDQGGHNFSTWGAQLPQSLDWLSSHLHA, encoded by the coding sequence ATGTCGCTGCTGGGTGCGCCGCTGCTGGCGCTGCTGGCCGTGCTCGCGGTGGGGCTGCCGCTGGCCACGTGGGTGCTCTGGTCGCGCTGGCGCGGCCCGCGGCCGGTGCGGACGCTGCAGCGGCTGGTCAGCATCCTGCTCTGCCAGGTCTCCGCCGTCGTGCTCGTCGCGGCGGCGATCAACGACTACGGCTACTTCTACGCCTCTTGGTCCGACCTGTTCGGCGGGTCGACCAGCAACGGGCGGATCGTGCACATCGTGGCCCATCATTCGGGTCGGACCGGGGTCTCGGCAACGGGAGCGTCCATCTTCACCCCGGGCGAGCCCCAGCCTGCGGGCGTGACGCACGTGCACGTCGACGCGTCGTGGTCCACGCCGGCGCAATGGGCGACGAAGGGACGCGTCGAGTCCCTCACGATCTCCGGGCCCCGGTCCCTGCTGAGCGCACCCGCGATCGTCTACCTGCCGCCGCAGTACTTCCAGCCCGCCTGGGCCCACCGGCTCTTCCCTGCCGTGGAGGCCATCACCGGCTACCCGGGCGACGAGCGAAACCTCGTCAACCGTCTCGACTACCCGGACACCCTGCTCAAGGAGATGTCAGCGCATCGGGCGCACCCGATGGTGCTGGTGTTCCTGCGGCCCACGGTCGCGCCCCCGCGGGACACCGAGTGCACCGACGTGCCGAACGGCCCCCAGGCGCTGACCTACCTGTCCCAGGACGTGCCTGACGCGCTCCGGCACCTGCTGCGCCTTCGCCCTCTCGGGTGGGGCGCCATCGGCGAGTCGACGGGAGGTTACTGCGCCGCCAAGCTCGCCATGATGCACTCGGACACGTTCACGTCAGCGGTGTCCTTGTCGGGCTACTTCATCACGTTGCACGACAGGACCACCGGCGACCTGTGGGGCGGTTCCACGGTGCTGCGCAACCTGAACGACCTCCAGTGGCGGGTTACCCACCTGCCCCAGCCGCCGATCTCCCTCCTGGCGACCATGTCCCGCCAGGAGCCGGGAGTCACCGGCTTCGACGGCCTGCGGAAGTTCCTGTCCGCCGCACGGTCGCCGATGCAGGTGGACGCGCTCATCGTCGACCAGGGCGGCCACAACTTCTCGACCTGGGGCGCCCAGCTGCCCCAGTCCCTGGACTGGCTCTCGAGCCATCTCCACGCCTAG
- a CDS encoding AMP-dependent synthetase/ligase codes for MGRPSVQDEQVNHAVIQDRAPTVAHLFRDRVKASPYGEAFRYVDGDQWQAITWEAVSAKADVLAAGLIALGIEPEDRVAVASTTRIEWVLADLAVMLAGAATTTLYPTTAARDSAFIVSDSQSRIVIAEDVTQVVKLREHRDELPWVEHVVVIDGKAYGDDGWVLTWDELEALGRRLLSAEPDAVDRRIAQIRPQNLATVIYTSGTTGKPKGVRLTHDSWTYTVAGIDSLGILNDDDVQYLWLPLAHVFGKMLLVLPLQVGFATAVDGRVNRIVENMPDVQPTFMGAAPRIFEKAYGKITTMVAGEGGEKARLFNWAIGVGRQVAELRQRGEKPHGMLAARHAIADKLVLHKVRDRFGGRVRFFISGSAALDPEIARWFDAVGMPVLEGYGLSETSAASFVNRPGSYIPGTVGWPVPGTQVCIADDGEVLIKGPGVMQGYLNQPEATEEALDMGGWLHTGDIGSIDEHGFLRITDRKKDLFKTSQGKNVAPSAIEAMFKGICPYVSQFMVYGEGRHFVTALITLDYDAITEWGVEHGMAGKLYREMVTSPECRAMVQEHIDELNSRLNRWETIKNFIILPRDLSIEEGELTPSMKLRRRVVEDRFRPDLNELYRV; via the coding sequence ATGGGCAGACCGTCGGTGCAGGACGAGCAGGTCAACCACGCCGTCATCCAGGACCGCGCCCCCACGGTGGCGCACCTGTTCCGGGACCGGGTCAAGGCCAGCCCCTACGGGGAGGCGTTCCGCTACGTCGACGGCGACCAGTGGCAGGCCATCACCTGGGAGGCGGTCTCGGCCAAGGCCGACGTGCTCGCCGCCGGGCTGATCGCGCTGGGGATCGAGCCCGAGGACCGGGTCGCCGTCGCCTCGACCACGCGGATCGAGTGGGTGCTGGCCGACCTGGCGGTCATGCTCGCCGGTGCCGCCACCACGACCCTCTACCCGACGACGGCGGCCCGCGACAGCGCCTTCATCGTCAGCGACTCCCAGAGCCGCATCGTCATCGCCGAGGACGTCACCCAGGTGGTCAAGCTCCGCGAGCACCGTGACGAGCTGCCCTGGGTCGAGCACGTCGTCGTCATCGACGGCAAGGCCTACGGCGACGACGGCTGGGTGCTGACCTGGGACGAGCTCGAGGCCCTGGGTCGGCGGCTCCTGTCCGCCGAGCCGGACGCGGTCGACCGGCGCATCGCGCAGATCCGGCCGCAGAACCTCGCCACGGTCATCTACACCTCCGGCACCACCGGCAAGCCCAAGGGCGTGCGGCTGACCCACGACTCGTGGACCTACACCGTCGCCGGCATCGACTCCCTCGGGATCCTGAACGACGACGACGTGCAGTACCTGTGGCTGCCGCTGGCCCACGTCTTCGGCAAGATGCTGCTCGTCCTCCCGCTGCAGGTTGGCTTCGCCACCGCGGTCGACGGCCGGGTCAACCGGATCGTGGAGAACATGCCCGACGTCCAGCCGACGTTCATGGGCGCCGCGCCACGGATCTTCGAGAAGGCCTACGGCAAGATCACCACGATGGTCGCCGGCGAGGGCGGGGAGAAGGCCCGGCTGTTCAACTGGGCCATCGGCGTCGGCCGACAGGTCGCCGAGCTGCGCCAGCGGGGCGAGAAGCCGCACGGCATGCTCGCCGCCCGCCACGCCATCGCCGACAAGCTGGTGCTGCACAAGGTCCGCGACCGCTTCGGCGGGCGGGTGCGGTTCTTCATCTCCGGCTCGGCGGCGCTCGACCCCGAGATCGCCCGCTGGTTCGACGCCGTGGGCATGCCCGTGCTCGAGGGCTACGGCCTGTCCGAGACCAGCGCCGCGTCGTTCGTCAACCGCCCCGGCTCGTACATCCCGGGCACCGTCGGCTGGCCGGTGCCGGGCACCCAGGTCTGCATCGCCGACGACGGCGAGGTGCTCATCAAGGGGCCGGGCGTCATGCAGGGCTACCTCAACCAGCCGGAGGCCACCGAGGAGGCCCTGGACATGGGCGGGTGGCTGCACACCGGGGACATCGGCAGCATCGACGAGCACGGCTTCCTGCGGATCACCGACCGCAAGAAGGACCTGTTCAAGACCTCCCAGGGCAAGAACGTCGCGCCGTCGGCGATCGAGGCGATGTTCAAGGGGATCTGCCCCTACGTCAGCCAGTTCATGGTCTACGGCGAGGGCCGGCACTTCGTCACCGCGCTGATCACCCTCGACTACGACGCCATCACCGAGTGGGGGGTCGAGCACGGCATGGCCGGCAAGCTCTACCGCGAGATGGTGACCTCCCCGGAGTGCCGGGCGATGGTGCAGGAGCACATCGACGAGCTCAACAGCCGGCTCAACCGCTGGGAGACGATCAAGAACTTCATCATCCTGCCGCGCGACCTGTCCATCGAGGAGGGCGAGCTGACGCCGAGCATGAAGCTGCGCCGGCGCGTGGTGGAGGACCGGTTCCGCCCCGACCTGAACGAGCTCTACCGGGTCTGA